GTTCAGGGTCTTCTGACCAATCCTCAAAATCGGATTCAGAAAGAACTAGTAGCTTTGTAATAAtaaattgaagaagcacAAAATGTCTATCACCCATCAAAAATGACTGACGGATGATTTCGCTTGCTTCAGGATGAGAGGATTTTGTATCTTCGATTTCTCTAAGTACAGTTATGAATACTCTCAAGCTCATTAAGACAAGCTTTTCCAAGTCTTTTAATAACTCCGGGAAACTAGAAGAAGCCGCAAAAAGCTTGTCGACCTGCAGTAACCACGACATATGGACAGATATATAATCAATGGTAGATGGGAAGACAGTTAAACATGGCGAGTAAGAAGcgaaatcaaaaaacaacTTGTTGAACAGATATGCATGGGCGACCAATTGTTCGGGAATACGATCGTCAATCTGCGATGAAGAAGGCGAAATGTAGAGGTTGGAAAGTAAGCTTAAGACTTTTTGTTGAGATACGGctccaaaagaaagcatttCTTTGCTGAGATTACTATCACTTGGGTTTGGTACACCGAAAATAACCAATCTTCTGCATGTCTTGAGAGCATAGCGCGAAATCTGCATTGAGTAATATATGGCTTCTGAAGAATGTGTAGACGGGGTTTCCAGCGCATGCATCCATTGTGAAATATGCCAGTCCAAAATTGGTTGCAGAGTCAAGAGGAGATGGGGAGTTATTTCATAAAACGTTTTTCTAGCTTGAAGCAACCGATTTCCGGCCATGGCTTTGACTATATGATGCAGGGTAATAAGCAATCGTAATGCTAAATGAGGTTGTTGAGCATCAaaattttgatgaagacTAGATATCAGTTCTTGAAATAGAGAAGGCCACTCAGAGGGGTAATCTTGGCGAGCTATTCTGGATAAAACGAGAGCATTTTGAACAACTAACTGATCTTCCGAGTGAACAGATCCAGCAAGTGCATTATTTCgaaagaattctttttcaccaGGCAATAGAGATCTAAATTAAGTAAGTTAGCTATGAAAAGCCATACAAGCAGACAAACGTCGTGTCTATATCCAACTTACGACTTCGTGTTTTTTCTCCAAATAACATCAATAGAATTTCTTATTTGAATGATTGCAAGCCACCGTAAGCTAATATCGTTTTGCTTGTCTAAAAAGATACTGTATAATTTAGGAAAGAAACCAGgttctttcttccattctTGAAGATACGTCTCTGCATCTTTCACAGAGGCGGGGTCTTGGCTTGCTGCTCGTTTTAGTTGATATAAAACAGGATCTATTTCCATCAGAGACAGAATACGAAACCAAGGGCTGTAGATTGTTACAACTCTATAGAAATATACTTGTCTTTACTAGAGGAGGGTTTAATATTACTGAACAgtattttataatttataaCTATAACCAGTATGATTTGTGCGATGCTACCTAAACCTCGATTATACGAACTATCtgaaaagagaaacgaGAAATTGTCCTTTATACTTTTTAGAAGAGAATGATTCTAAAGAAAGATAAAGATATTAATAAAGAGTCTTTAGTTGATCAGGTTGGCGAGTTGTCTGGTCCCTTAAAAGGCATCACTCGTTTCTCAAGCTTATAGCAATTTACTTCTTGAAATACATAGTATAGTTGCAACTGTGCAACGAAACCCGAGAGTTTGCAGTATATATACCCATGCATTGTTCTAAATGGTAGTGTTTTTTATGGCTGCGACGGCTACCTGTTTATTGAATATTTCGACAAATGCTTTCAAGTGTGTTTCCATGCGTATATGTTTATATCATATATATCAACAGTCGAAGtcaatgaaaaataaaaaaagagagaaaaaccATCATTGAAATAACACGCATGATTTTTCTGTATTTATTCCTATagacttttatttattgtttacCGTAGCTACTGCGGCCTTAGAATAACGATATCGCAAATTGTCATTATGGCTTTACTGTGCTTGATATGAGTACCTTTCGTCCCTCCCACCcaacataaacaaacctttcttcattcataaaacataaagaattgttttatatttGAAGAGAAATAGACAAAACTTGGATTTTTGGCAGCTTGTTCTACGTTGCAAgataattttctttggatttcTGGTATTTTAGTTTGTTCGTAGCGAACACGTGTTTGTACAATGAAGATTTCGTTGGATCCTTCGACGCAATCGAATTATTATGATGTTGCTATTCAACATTTACTGTTAGATGCAGAAATCGACTTTGACAAGgagcttctttttggtgCTGTCGAGTACAAAATTCAGTCTGCTCGCATTTCTCAACCATTGTCCCACATCATCTTGGATACATCCTACCTAGATGTTAAGGCAGTTTCCTTAAACGACACGTCTGTTCCCTTCCGTGTTGATGAACGCCGTGATTTCTTAGGAAATGCCCTTCACGTCGTTCCTCCAATGCCAATCCCTGCCGTAGATGTTGCAACTTTACGTATTAGCTTTTCTACTACTAAGGAATGTACAGCCATTCAATTTCTAGACCCTCAACAGACCATTGGAGGAAACGCTCCCTACATGTTTTCTCAATGCCAAGCCATCCATGCTCGTTCTATGCTCCCCTGCCAAGACACCCCTTCTGTAAAAGTACCTTGCACTTTTCATATCCGATCTAAACTGCCCGTCATCGCATCTGGCATTCCTTGTGGTACTTGTGATTTTCGCGATGATTCTCTCGTATATATGTTTGAGCAACCTCTTGGTATTCCTTCCTATTTGATTTCTATCTTAAGTGGTGAtcttgcttcttcttcggtGGGCCCTCGTTCCACCGTTTATACCGAACCCGACAACATCGTCGCTTGTAAGTTTGAATTTGAACATGATATGGAAAATTTCATGAAGGCCGCCGAATCTCTTACCACCCCCTACGCATGGACTCGCTATGACTTTGTTGTCCTCcctccttcttttccttatGGTGGTATGGAAAACCCTAATGCGACATTTGCTACTCCCACTCTGATTGCTGGTGATCGCTCAAATGTCTCCGTCATTGCTCATGAACTTGCTCATTCTTGGAGTGGTAACCTCGTTACCAACGAATCTTGGCAGTGTTTCTGGCTCAATGAAGGCATGACTGTATTTTTAGAGAGAAAAATTATCGGTCGCATTCAAGGTGAAAAGCATCGCCAGTTTGATGCCATCATTGGCTGGGGtgaattgaaagaagcCGTGGAACTTTTCGGTAAAGATCATGAATTTACAAAGCTTATCGTTGACCTCGACGGAAAGGACCCTGATGATGCCTTTTCAACTATTCCTTATGAAAAGGGTTTCAACTTCCTTTATGAAATCGAGCGTGTTATCGGTGGCCCTACTGTTTTCGAACCTTTCCTGTCGTTCTATTTCAGAAAGTTTGCTAACTCTACTGTCAACGAAACTAAATTCAAGAATGCTCTCTATGAATACTTTAAGCCTTTAGGTCTTTCTAATGCTCTTGATTCTATTGATTGGGATGCATGGTTTTATGCACCCGGCATGCCCCCAGTAATTCCCAAATTTGATACCACATTAGCTGACAACTGTTACAAGCTTGCTGACGTATGGGTAACTAGCGCTAAATCATCCCAAAGCCCCGATCATTTTAAGCAAGATGACATTAAAGGTTGGTCTGCTGGTCAACTCTCTCTCTTCCTTGATGTTCTTTTTGAGACAGACGCCTTCCCTCAAAATTATATAGCTGCCATGGACTCTGCTTACTCCTTTTCCAATTCTAAGAATGCTGAAATTTCTTTCCGCTACTTTAAACTTGTCCTAAAAAGCAGATACAAACCTCTTTACAAACTTGTTGTTGATCAAGTGGGCAAGGTTGGTCGTATGAAATTCGTTCGGTatgttcttttctttgctgttttctttagatTTCTTACTaacatttttctttagtcCTACTTATCGTTTGTTAAACCAAGCTGATCATGAATTGGCAGTGAGGACCTTCAAAAAGTATAGCAATTTCTACCATAAGATTTGCGCCGGCCTTGTTAAGAAGGATTTAGGCATCACTGAAAACTAAAGCATCTTACAAGCCTACAGAGTTTACGATTCAGTGAGTTTTTACTAAGTCTgattttcataaaataatttataaaCTTGACTAGACACGTTTTTAGATTAGACATGAAATAATGATAATTTTaagtactttttttttctgtcgAGCATATCATAGAGAACGTAAAGAAATCATATCAAGTCATTTTCCCGCGATCGTTGTGGACAACAGTAATTTACGCTAAAACTAAAGGAAACTTCATAAGGAAAGCTAATTATAAACATGAAAATCTATGCGAATAATGACTTaatgtaaaaagaaagaatcttAATGTTCGAGAATGTTAAGATTACCAGTTATAACGCAGTTTTCAAGGACGGAGCCATTAGGAATGTCAATGGTGTTAGAGTCACTGGCGACAATAATTACAGTACCCTTAAGAGTCACATTACGACCAATATTGACGTTACCGGTAATAGTAAGATGGTCCAACTCCAAAATCTTAGGAATGCTAGGAATATGAGAGGTGAAGTCGGCAACCTTCTTGAAGTGAGTACCCAATTTGACAAGAGGAGCAGAGCCACCGAAACGACGAGGGTTCATGTCCAATTGGCCATGATTGATTGAGTAGAGATCAGACTTAACAAGGAGCAAATCAGAGCAGGTCTTAACAGGCAAGAAACGTCTTCTGGGAACGTTTACACCGTGAGCGTTCTTGAAATGGCGAATAGCAGCACCAGCAGCGGTTTCCAATTGAACGATGTTAATGTTCTCGCCCTTGTGCTTAATAGTCTTGTTGTTGGGGATAATTTCCATAGAAAGCTCGTGGTTTTGAACAACGCGCTTCACGGAAGGAAGATGGAACCAGAGATTGTTGGTGTTAAAGTACctaaactttttgataGACTTGAATTCCTCGACGTGTTGAGAAGGAACTTGGGCAATTTCGAGCAAACGAACTTTGCCATCATAGTCAATCAAGGTACCACCCTTAACATCGGCTTTAGTCTTGTTGGTCAATTCCATTATGTATTCGGCCTTGGTTTCAACCATGTGGTTTAGGATGTTCAAATCCACAACAGCACCCAAGTTGTCGATGTTGCTGACAAACAAGTATTCCTTACCCTCAGCAAGGAGCTTGTCAACAACACCGCTGTTGGAAAGAGCTTCGAAAACATCACCATGGCCAGGGGGATACCATTGATCGATAGGAGAATCAATGGAGTCAGCAACAGGGAGCAAAGTCTCCTTGTGAACACGAGGATAACGAGATTGGTTAAAAGTTAAAATATCAATCTTGTGAGCCTCATACTTCTTGATAAGCTTAGCAGTAGCCTCGTCTGTGTTGAAAGAGTTCATCAAGACAAAAGGGACGTTCACATTGTACTTTCTGTTCAAGTGTTCGATTTGACGGACGgacaaatccaaaaagctGTTTCCTTCACGAACTTCAATGATAGATTTGGGACCAACGCAGCCCATAGTAGTACCCAAACCACCGTTCAACTTCAAGACAGCAAGCTTGTTCAAATAGTCGCGAGTAAGAGTAGTGTCATTCAAAGTATCATACTCAACAACTTGTTTGGGTTTAGGGGACTTGACCAAATCCCAGTCAATCTCAGTACCCTTAGCGCTCTCTTGCAAGTAGCGGTTAAAGAGGCTGAAGAAATTGtccatttccttcttgaaAGCCTTCTTGGTCTCAGGTTCTTTGACAGTCTCAGTAAGTTGATTCAACTCATTCTTCATAGTACTAGCAGCTATACTAGTGGCAGTGTtgtcaaaagcaaaagctgATTGTGACTTGCTGTGTTGACGGCCAAGAGGACGAGAAGGGAGCTccattttttctaaatttgtTCTTCTATGAACGGTCTAAATGGTTCTTAAATGAAAGACTGAATAATAACTCACTGAAGCGGTAATGGTGGAAGTTAAGTTGGGAGTGTGGCTGTACCTATATAAACGCATGTCTGACATCAAAAATAGGTAACAGCAGTAACAGTTGTTACAGTGACCATTTAATGGGAGTGCGGATTAAATGGGTagcataaacaaacaaaacaataattaaacccaaaaacaaaacgataattttttgagtttcttccaaacaaaccataattttttttttattttcctatttatcaaagaacttttttgtctttgaaagaagGTTCTCTCAAATACTGTTGACAATAGAAACATTTAGTTACtcaacattttttttcatggaCAAATCTACTGTAGTAACAAACAGCCATtgatatttgtttacattccAAGTTGCCAGCCGTGTACTGAATATAAGAAAATTTGCATATAAAAGGACGATTGCACTCAAGGAGGAAAACGTCTTTCCGAATGTTGGAGGGAGACAATAGTTGGATTTCCTACGTTTTGCAAGTTTAATCATTTCCATATATTGCCAAGCATGTTTAAATTTTGGTTCATTCAGACATGTAGATTGATTCGTAGAATAGGTGGATaaaatgcttttgtttgcatgTCGAGCATTACTCATCAATGCGGTTTATTTGACAAGGTTTCATAAATTATAATTGTTTGATACCGTTTCATGCAAggtttttctcttttttttccaaatacaATGGCATtgccattttttatttcatttgcttatcgtaaaaaaagtttatcTCTTTCATATAGACCATGCGCAGGTTCTAACCGTTGCACAGTACATTGCgtgaagaggaagagactcagtataaaaaaaacaaaataataaataaattataagAATTAAATACGAATCCTTAGAAACGATTGTAAAGATTGGACGACTCATACATACCTTTTACCATAAAGTCATTCATTCAACCAAGAAAGCTGgaaggaaggaaggaaggaaagaaggaagggCTAAGAAAATGAATACTCATAAGGTTTTGGGAATATTGGccaaaaattaataaaaaaaaaacgaacgGAGTAACATGGAACCGGCAAAAGAAGGCCAAGTATTACCACAATAGTGAGCATGTctagaaacaaaagaaacaaatacCATACCAAAGAAACCAATCAATAATGACGTCTTCTTGATCTAAGATCCAAGGCAACGTCCTCCATCACGGTTTTAAATTCCGAGATTCTGTGGAAGAGGtcactttgttttcttcactttcatGTTCATCGGAAATGGTTGGTTGCTCATGAGGTGGTTGCATTCGCCTTGCCGATCGAACAACaacaaatcctttttcctcgtttttctctttttgtcCAAGTGGATCTCGAATCCTCTGAAACACATTTTTAACAACATGCCAAGTTTTCATTACTCTACCTGTTGGTACAGGGTCGACTAGCTCGGGTTTACTCTGATTCATACGTATCGACAATTGCGATAACGAATCAGCATCAGCATCCACCTGAGGATGATACACATCGGCTTCGCGAACCGCGTAATTCGTGTCATGTGCAAACAGACTTggcttttcatttaaaaagtCTAATTGTAGCGTCCGTAATTGATCCCTATCTCTCTGTCGGACATATCGATTCACTTTCGGCGGACGGTAAAACGAATACCCTCGCGTGTCATTGAATGGTGATAATGGCGAAACGGGTGACTCCGTATTCAAATTACCCATCTGACCCGGATTATGAGGATCCACATCCGAACTCAACATTCCAATTCCGCTCGTTTGAATTGTCAGATTGGGGGATTCGTCTTTAGATGCAGGAATAATAGGACTCAGAGGAATGGAGTTACCAATGAATGAACGGTCAGTATTGTCAAGAGTCGACTGCGCCATCAAACTGTTTTCATAAGGGCTTTTATGACGACGACGTTTCAATTCATTGATACCAAAAACACGAGCCCATCCAAAAGGTCTATCCAAGGGAACACCTTTCCGTTCACTATTAGCTCCTAGGAGCCGTGCCgagatttcaaaaaatcgCTGAGTTgatattaagaaaaaaataacataaaCCAATATATgtatgaaaagaattgcGTAAGTCAACAACTTCTCACGACCACTCTGATAATATTGTGGATGAATTAGAGGCATCATTAATACAACTATAATCAGACGAACGACAGATAAATAACAACTTAGTACATTCATGTTTGTCTGGGGATAATGTGGCCGAAATATTGAGTATGCGACTAGATTCGCTACTTCTAAAAGGAAATAGATTGTAATTTGTGCTGATCCAGAAACACCAAGGACACCAACAGTAATGCCACGTATGAATTGACTTACAATAGGAAACACCCAAAACATCAACCTCTTCTCGCGATATGAATTGTAAATGGACCCATAAAGGTGCAGATAAGTTTgatcttcaaaaagttttgatacCGGCTCGACAAACGACAAAAATAAGTATAAACATCCAGGGAAAAAGATACCTAAGAATATAAGCAAGAGAACTGGTATAATTTCATATCCACTTGGTTCAATCACAAATTGATATGACATGTACGATATGATGGGAAAATATGCTAAAAAATAGAGTCGAATAAAAAACCCACCGATAAAACTCCACGTGTCCCAGCGTGTTTCAACAATTGTATCGTGAAACATTTTTGACATAAGCCacttcaaaagaataattaaaagagCCAACAACAGTGCTGCACCAAAATACACCGCCCCTACTATTAAAAATGGAATCCAACAAGATTGCCTGGTTCCTAAGGAATCAAGAAAGGAAGACATACCGTATTTATCCGGAATATATTCGTGATATTCAACCTTATTAACGTTTGCTAAATCTGTATAATCCGCAAACTGATACTTTGCATTTTGGGAAAAGATAGGAAATCGAAAAAGAACAGTACTCCAAGATAGGGCAGCCATAAGATTTATGTagaattttggaaatgcaACATTCAATTGAGACGTAGATACAGCAAATTGCATATATCCAATAAAATCAGAAAATCCAAGGGCAGTTAAACGGAGAGCATCAGGGTCCATACTAAAGTTGAATAACGCTCTGAAGGGATCAAGACTTCCAGTCCACGGATTAAGAAAGAGAGCGTAAACTACTGAAAAGGACACGAAAGCAAGACAAATCAACGATGTATACGCTATCACAGGGTAAAAATAACTAAGTTCAATCGACAAATCAAACGAAACACAAGCTATCACGTTCCTCTCAGGAGTTCCATCCACAATAATAAGCCTGTTCATTAGGGACGTTAGTTCATACTTAGAGTAATCAATAACAGTCGACCCAAATGGGATGTCAATCATAAATGAGACATTCCCGGCAGGCCAGGGACATTTGATGGGTACTCCAAAGCTATGTACATCCATGACAGCGTCACAGAGTTTTGTGGACGTGCTTGTAACAAGCGATCCTAAAGCATACGTTTCAGAGTATATTGTAGCTGCATGCACATTTTCACCGGATCCTCCAACTACTGttattttttcagaaaGATTTCCTATCACTTGAATATAGTAATGTctgttttttctgttgaaGTGCTTTACCAGCGCGTAAGGGGTAAAGTACGGGACATCGTGCTTCCTACTACTAGCTAAACAGTCTTGAAAATCCCCCAACGTTGGTGATCCTTCcgtaaattgaaaaaatgagcCCAAAAAGAGTAGTAATGTTATAAACAGTAGAAGCACTCGACAAGCCATTCTTATTTTAAAGCAGACATTATATTGAATTgtacaaaataaataagcaGCTCCAAACGATAGTCGTGTGAGTAGAACCACTAATTATAGCAAACCTCTTTGTGTTTTGGACGAAAGTGACTATTCAGTATAGGAAATGCAATTGCACCTCAAAATttagtttcttcttttt
The nucleotide sequence above comes from Schizosaccharomyces osmophilus chromosome 3, complete sequence. Encoded proteins:
- the lap2 gene encoding vacuolar aminopeptidase Lap2, translated to MKISLDPSTQSNYYDVAIQHLLLDAEIDFDKELLFGAVEYKIQSARISQPLSHIILDTSYLDVKAVSLNDTSVPFRVDERRDFLGNALHVVPPMPIPAVDVATLRISFSTTKECTAIQFLDPQQTIGGNAPYMFSQCQAIHARSMLPCQDTPSVKVPCTFHIRSKLPVIASGIPCGTCDFRDDSLVYMFEQPLGIPSYLISILSGDLASSSVGPRSTVYTEPDNIVACKFEFEHDMENFMKAAESLTTPYAWTRYDFVVLPPSFPYGGMENPNATFATPTLIAGDRSNVSVIAHELAHSWSGNLVTNESWQCFWLNEGMTVFLERKIIGRIQGEKHRQFDAIIGWGELKEAVELFGKDHEFTKLIVDLDGKDPDDAFSTIPYEKGFNFLYEIERVIGGPTVFEPFLSFYFRKFANSTVNETKFKNALYEYFKPLGLSNALDSIDWDAWFYAPGMPPVIPKFDTTLADNCYKLADVWVTSAKSSQSPDHFKQDDIKGWSAGQLSLFLDVLFETDAFPQNYIAAMDSAYSFSNSKNAEISFRYFKLVLKSRYKPLYKLVVDQVGKVGRMKFVRPTYRLLNQADHELAVRTFKKYSNFYHKICAGLVKKDLGITEN
- the fyu1 gene encoding UTP-glucose-1-phosphate uridylyltransferase Fyu1 translates to MELPSRPLGRQHSKSQSAFAFDNTATSIAASTMKNELNQLTETVKEPETKKAFKKEMDNFFSLFNRYLQESAKGTEIDWDLVKSPKPKQVVEYDTLNDTTLTRDYLNKLAVLKLNGGLGTTMGCVGPKSIIEVREGNSFLDLSVRQIEHLNRKYNVNVPFVLMNSFNTDEATAKLIKKYEAHKIDILTFNQSRYPRVHKETLLPVADSIDSPIDQWYPPGHGDVFEALSNSGVVDKLLAEGKEYLFVSNIDNLGAVVDLNILNHMVETKAEYIMELTNKTKADVKGGTLIDYDGKVRLLEIAQVPSQHVEEFKSIKKFRYFNTNNLWFHLPSVKRVVQNHELSMEIIPNNKTIKHKGENINIVQLETAAGAAIRHFKNAHGVNVPRRRFLPVKTCSDLLLVKSDLYSINHGQLDMNPRRFGGSAPLVKLGTHFKKVADFTSHIPSIPKILELDHLTITGNVNIGRNVTLKGTVIIVASDSNTIDIPNGSVLENCVITGNLNILEH
- the trp1322 gene encoding plasma membrane TRP-like calcium ion channel Trp1322, with protein sequence MACRVLLLFITLLLFLGSFFQFTEGSPTLGDFQDCLASSRKHDVPYFTPYALVKHFNRKNRHYYIQVIGNLSEKITVVGGSGENVHAATIYSETYALGSLVTSTSTKLCDAVMDVHSFGVPIKCPWPAGNVSFMIDIPFGSTVIDYSKYELTSLMNRLIIVDGTPERNVIACVSFDLSIELSYFYPVIAYTSLICLAFVSFSVVYALFLNPWTGSLDPFRALFNFSMDPDALRLTALGFSDFIGYMQFAVSTSQLNVAFPKFYINLMAALSWSTVLFRFPIFSQNAKYQFADYTDLANVNKVEYHEYIPDKYGMSSFLDSLGTRQSCWIPFLIVGAVYFGAALLLALLIILLKWLMSKMFHDTIVETRWDTWSFIGGFFIRLYFLAYFPIISYMSYQFVIEPSGYEIIPVLLLIFLGIFFPGCLYLFLSFVEPVSKLFEDQTYLHLYGSIYNSYREKRLMFWVFPIVSQFIRGITVGVLGVSGSAQITIYFLLEVANLVAYSIFRPHYPQTNMNVLSCYLSVVRLIIVVLMMPLIHPQYYQSGREKLLTYAILFIHILVYVIFFLISTQRFFEISARLLGANSERKGVPLDRPFGWARVFGINELKRRRHKSPYENSLMAQSTLDNTDRSFIGNSIPLSPIIPASKDESPNLTIQTSGIGMLSSDVDPHNPGQMGNLNTESPVSPLSPFNDTRGYSFYRPPKVNRYVRQRDRDQLRTLQLDFLNEKPSLFAHDTNYAVREADVYHPQVDADADSLSQLSIRMNQSKPELVDPVPTGRVMKTWHVVKNVFQRIRDPLGQKEKNEEKGFVVVRSARRMQPPHEQPTISDEHESEENKVTSSTESRNLKP